One part of the Sander vitreus isolate 19-12246 chromosome 10, sanVit1, whole genome shotgun sequence genome encodes these proteins:
- the b4galt7 gene encoding beta-1,4-galactosyltransferase 7 — protein sequence MMYSSRRKPVLYFKEEKRFLSGKCTVYKLFGLCMVLLLVSLLWLQLSCSGEMSATMREDRRPPQQQQQPQPPCPVADSQASAADDPSWGPHKLALIVPFRERFDELLAFVPFMHTFLNKKKIRHKIVVINQVDHYRFNRASLINVGYLESGNDTDYLAMHDVDLLPLNDALDYGFPDDGPFHVASPELHPLYHYKTYVGGILLLTKKHYHMCNGMSNRFWGWGREDDEFYRRLRKAELQLFRPTGITTGYKTFLHIHDSAWRKRDQKRVAAQKQEQFKVDQEGGLTNLRYEVESRQELSISGAPCTVINTKLECDQSLTPWCLLA from the exons GTTCCTGTCTGGTAAATGTACGGTCTACAAGCTGTTCGGCCTGTGCATGGTGCTGCTGCTCGTCTCTCTGCTCTGGCTGCAGCTCAGCTGTTCAGGGGAGATGTCGGCCACCATGCGTGAAGACAGGCGCCctccccagcagcagcagcagccgcagccGCCCTGCCCCGTGGCCGACAGCCAGGCGTCTGCAGCGGACGACCCCTCTTGGGGTCCTCACAAACTGGCTCTCATCGTCCCCTTCAGAGAGCGCTTCGACGAGCTGCTGGCGTTCGTTCCCTTCATGCACACGTTCCTCAACAAGAAGAAGATCCGCCACAAGATCGTCGTCATCAACCAGGTGGATCACTACAG ATTTAACCGAGCGTCTCTGATCAACGTGGGTTACCTGGAGAGTGGTAACGACACGGACTACCTGGCGATGCACGACGTGGACCTGCTGCCCCTGAACGACGCGCTGGACTACGGTTTCCCCGACGACGGGCCGTTCCACGTGGCGTCCCCGGAGCTGCACCCGCTGTACCACTACAAGACCTACGTGGGGGGGATCCTGCTGCTCACCAAGAAACATTACCACATG TGTAACGGGATGTCGAACCGGTTCTGGGGTTGGGGCAGAGAGGACGACGAGTTCTACAGACGACTGAGAAAAGCTGAGTTACAG CTCTTCAGACCGACTGGAATCACTACAGGATACAAAACGTTCCTCCACATCCACGACTCGGCCTGGAGGAAGAGGGACCAGAAGAGAGTCGCTGCCCAGAAACAG GAGCAGTTTAAGGTGGATCAGGAGGGGGGGCTGACTAACCTGCGTTACGAGGTGGAGTCCCGCCAGGAGCTGAGCATCAGCGGCGCTCCCTGCACCGTCATCAACACCAAACTGGAGTGTGACCAGAGCCTGACGCCCTGGTGTCTTCTGGCATAG